DNA from Sulfurimonas gotlandica GD1:
AAACTCGCTACAAGCTGGCCTGCTCATTTTCCTATCATGGGAATCGGCGTTGAAAAATTTGCTCAAAGAGTAAAAGATGTAAGCGGTGGTTCTTTAGAGATAAAACTCTACCCTAAAAATACTCTTGTCCCTGCCCTTGCTGTTTTTGATGCGTGCAGTAGCGGTCAGATAGATGCCTTTCACTCCGGACCATACTACTGGAAGGGTAAAAACTCTGCATTTTCACTTTACAGTGGTATTCCATTTGGTTTTACGGCAGAAGAGATAAACTCATGGATGCTATTTGGCGGTGGACTAGAACTTTGGCGTGAGCATTATGCGAAGTATAATCTTTACCCTTTTATGGGCGGAAATACTAACATCCAAATGGGTGGATGGTATAGAAAACCAATTAACTCACTTGAAGATATGCAAGGGCTTAAGATGCGTATGCCTGGTCTTGGCGGAGAAGTCTTCTCAAAGATGGGTGTTAACCCTGTTTTACTTCCTGCAGGAGAGATATATACATCTTTAGAACGTGGCGTTATAGATGCTACTGAATGGGTTGGACCTGCGCTTGACATAAAGATGGGCTTTTATAAAGTTGCTCCATACTATTACTCAGGGTGGCATGAGCCAGGTTCTATCTTAGAGCTTACTTTTAACAAACACTCTTGGGCTAAACTGGCATTTGAGCATAAATCTATCATAGAAGTAGCATCTAGTGAGATGAACTCAAACATGACTTATCACTTCCATGCTGAAAATATAAAAGCACTTGCAAAATTAAAAGAGTTAAATATAGATATTCACCAATATCCTGCCGATGTAATAGTAGCTGGTAAAAAAGCACTAAAAGAGGTTATAGCTGACCTTAGTTCTAAAAATGATGATTTTAAAAGAGTATATGCATCTATTGATAATCATCTAAAACTATCAAAAGAGTGGAGCGATGCGAGTCTTCGTTACTTTCTAAATGAGAGATGAAGTATAATCCGTTTTTAGATTAAAGGCATAATATTTGCTTTTAGTTGCAAACATTAATCACGGGAACATACTTGAAAAAACTTTTAGCTTTATCCGCTCTACTACAAACACTACTTTTTGCCTCATTTGAAGGCATAATAATTGACAAAAACACTCTAATACCTATAGACAAAGCGATAATAAGCGACTCTGCAAAAAGTGTTAAATCAGATGAAAATGGTTCTTTCTCTATCAAAAGTGAAGAAAAATACTATCATGTAAAAGCTTATGGCTATAGACCTTATACATTTTCATCAGATGCTAATATCACAACTATTAGCGTAGAACCAATAAAAGTAAAAGCACTATACCTTACTTTCTGGGGTGCAAACATATACTCTAAAACTACTGCAAGAATTTTAGATATCATTGAAAACACAGAGATAAATACTATTGTTGTTGATGTAAAAAATGAGTATGGGTCAACTTCATTTAAAACCTCATTTAAGCAAGCAAACGATTATGGTGCTTATAAAGATAGAACAATTGGTGATATAGAAAACTTTATGGAAGTTATGAAGTCTAAAAATATCTATATGGTTGCAAGATTGGCTGTGTTTAAAGATGAGCTTCAGGCTTCAAACAACGAAGATTATGCGATTAAAAAAGAGGATGGTACTATCTGGAGAAATCACGATGATATGGCATGGGTGGATCCTTTTGATGAAAGAAGCCACAAGTACACAATTGCTATCGCCCAAGAAGCTGCAAAAGTCGGGTTTGATGAGATTAACTTTGACTACATAAGGTTTCCTGCAAAGGCAGGATTAAAACTAAAAAAAGAGAGTACTCAAGAAAACCGCACAAAAGCGATAGAGAGCTTTTTATACTCAGCAAAAAACAGACTTAGAAAGTATGGAGTGTTTATCTCAGTAGATACTTATGGAAATATTTGTTGGGAAAAAGGTGACATAGGTATCGGACAGACCATAGAGTCTCTTTCAAAGCACAGCGACTATATTTCGCCGATGCTTTATCCTTCTGGATTTGCCAGCGGTTCATTTTACTTTGAACATCCAGCAGAACATCCTTATGAAGTTATACGCAGAAGTATTAAGAACATAGAACCAATCATAGATTCCAAACGTGTAAGACCTTGGTTGCAGTACTTTAAAGATTATGCACATACAAAAAAACATTATGAAAAGTTTGAAGTAAATGAGCAGATAAGGGCATCTGATGACACTAACACAAGTGGATGGATGCTATGGTCACCTTCGAGCAGGTATCATGAAGAGTATTTTGAGCCTTCTAAAAAGTAAAGTTTTGTCTACTTCTTATCTCTTTTCTGACTCTCATAGCATCTGGGAAGTAGTTTTTTACTAAATTATGAAAATCTTTTGAGTGGTTCATATGAACTAAGTGAGCCAACTCATGAACCACAACATAGTCTATCTGCTCTTTTTCGAGCTTTATAAGCTGAGTATTAAAAGTAATAACTCTATCTGAACTGCAACTTCCCCATCTGCTTCTCATCTTTTTAAGCTTCATCTCTTTGTAGTTTAAATCCATAATTTGTGAGTAATATTCTAGTCGTGAGCCTAGATGCGATTTTCCAAAGATTTTATAAAAATCATCGTAGCATCTGAGTATATTTTTTTGATTTGGCTTTCTTAGTCTATGCAGTAAATTGCGTAATTCTGTAGATTCATCAGCATCTACGCTATATACTTCTCCAAAAAGTAGGACTTCATCTTCTAGGTTGATTTGAATCGGAGGATTTTGTTCTCTTTTAAAGAGCTGTTTTCTTATCCAGCCCTCTTTTTCTATAAGTAGCTTTTCTATGTAGCTACGAGAGACCTTTGATGTTTTCAAGACTACTTTCAAGTCTTCTCTTATACTTATATAGCTGTTTTTTAAACTTGGCTTGCAGATATGAATAATGTTCAAATCTTTAAAGCTTATTTCACTCGTAGTCAATTGGATCACTAACTCCAGCTAGTTTAAAACCGTTTAGTCTAAGTCTACAGCTGTCACAGACTCCACAAGCTTTGTCTTCGTTCTTGTAGCAACTCCATGTAAGAGAAAGAGGAACATTTAATTCCAGTGATTTTTGAACTATCTGAGATTTTTTTAGATGCACCAAAGGCATTTTAATCTCTATATTTGTCTCATCTTTGGTACCTAGGTTTATAGACTGCTCCATACTATTTATGTATGATTCTCTACAATCAGGATAACCGCTGCTGTCCTCTTCAACTACACCGATGCTAATAACATTGGCACCCTCTTTTTCAGCTACAGCTGCAGCCATACTTAAAAATATACCATTTCTAAAAGGTACATAAGTTACAGGAACACCCTCTTCTATGCCGCCAATTGGGACTTCTATACTTTTATCCGTTAATGCAGAAGCTCCTATTTGAGCAAAAAAATCCAAATCTAAAATGTACTTCTCTTTTACATCTAAATCTTCACATATTTTATGAAAGCATTCAAGCTCTTTTTTTTGCGTTCTTTGATTGTAATTAAAATGCAGAGCTATTATCTCATAACCACTATTTTTCATCATATATGCACTAAGAGTTGAGTCCATACCTCCGCTCATAACACATAATGCTTTTTTGTTTTGTTCATTCATAAAAGAATTTTAGCATATCTTTTTAATAAAGATTAAATCAATTAAGGTATATAATGAGCACATAAGCATATAAAGGAGACATTATGGATGTATCATCTTCATCAGGAAGCGGGTCAGTTTCCGCACAAGTAGAAGTTATGAAAAAAGCTACAGAGGTACAAGAACAACAAGTTTTAAAAGTCCTTGAAAGCGCAAATGAGCAATCAAAAGAAGTTACAGCTCAAAAAACTGGTATGGGGAAAAACTTAAACATAACTGGTTAATCTCCTTAATAAACTTAAAGTAGGCACTTTTAGCGCCTGCTTTTACAAAATATAAGCCTCATTAGATATAATCCCATTCATGATTGAACTAGATAACAGAACCTCTCTTAATGTAGATGAAGCATTTTTAAATAAAATAGCATCAATATTCACAGATAAAGAGATAGAACTTATAATAACAAGTAAAGATGAGATAAAAGAGATCAACAAAGAGCACAGAAATATAGACGCTCCAACTGATGTCTTGAGTTTTCCTTATGTAGAGATGCCGATGAGCCCGTTGGGAAGTATAGTTATATCCTCTGCGCACGTTGAAGAACTCTCAAGAGAATTAGGTCACACACAAGACGACGAGCTTGCCCTACTCTTTATACACGGTCTTTTGCATCTACTTGGATTTGACCATGAAGTAGATACCGGAGAAATGAGAGAAGAAGAGGCAAGACTCATAAAAGAGTTTGACTTACCAAAAAGTTTAATAATAAGAACGCAAGGATAATAATGGATTTTATAATTTTTATAGCTGCTATGTCAGCGCTAATTTTTGGAGCTGATTTCATCATTAGAGAATCAGAAAGAATAGCTCTTCATTTTAATATATCTCACTTTGTTATTGGTGCTACACTTGTAGCATTTGGAACATCTCTGCCTGAGATGGCAGCATCTATGATGGCTGCAGGGCAAGGTAAAAGCGATATGGCAGTTGCAAATGTTGTAGGAAGTGTTATC
Protein-coding regions in this window:
- a CDS encoding putative glycoside hydrolase; translation: MKKLLALSALLQTLLFASFEGIIIDKNTLIPIDKAIISDSAKSVKSDENGSFSIKSEEKYYHVKAYGYRPYTFSSDANITTISVEPIKVKALYLTFWGANIYSKTTARILDIIENTEINTIVVDVKNEYGSTSFKTSFKQANDYGAYKDRTIGDIENFMEVMKSKNIYMVARLAVFKDELQASNNEDYAIKKEDGTIWRNHDDMAWVDPFDERSHKYTIAIAQEAAKVGFDEINFDYIRFPAKAGLKLKKESTQENRTKAIESFLYSAKNRLRKYGVFISVDTYGNICWEKGDIGIGQTIESLSKHSDYISPMLYPSGFASGSFYFEHPAEHPYEVIRRSIKNIEPIIDSKRVRPWLQYFKDYAHTKKHYEKFEVNEQIRASDDTNTSGWMLWSPSSRYHEEYFEPSKK
- a CDS encoding TRAP transporter substrate-binding protein → MNRRTFLTAATASTASLALGGCNESNRQAIDYSKHPKKHDDDKKRVNINRNKKTIIKLATSWPAHFPIMGIGVEKFAQRVKDVSGGSLEIKLYPKNTLVPALAVFDACSSGQIDAFHSGPYYWKGKNSAFSLYSGIPFGFTAEEINSWMLFGGGLELWREHYAKYNLYPFMGGNTNIQMGGWYRKPINSLEDMQGLKMRMPGLGGEVFSKMGVNPVLLPAGEIYTSLERGVIDATEWVGPALDIKMGFYKVAPYYYSGWHEPGSILELTFNKHSWAKLAFEHKSIIEVASSEMNSNMTYHFHAENIKALAKLKELNIDIHQYPADVIVAGKKALKEVIADLSSKNDDFKRVYASIDNHLKLSKEWSDASLRYFLNER
- the ybeY gene encoding rRNA maturation RNase YbeY translates to MIELDNRTSLNVDEAFLNKIASIFTDKEIELIITSKDEIKEINKEHRNIDAPTDVLSFPYVEMPMSPLGSIVISSAHVEELSRELGHTQDDELALLFIHGLLHLLGFDHEVDTGEMREEEARLIKEFDLPKSLIIRTQG
- the queC gene encoding 7-cyano-7-deazaguanine synthase QueC yields the protein MNEQNKKALCVMSGGMDSTLSAYMMKNSGYEIIALHFNYNQRTQKKELECFHKICEDLDVKEKYILDLDFFAQIGASALTDKSIEVPIGGIEEGVPVTYVPFRNGIFLSMAAAVAEKEGANVISIGVVEEDSSGYPDCRESYINSMEQSINLGTKDETNIEIKMPLVHLKKSQIVQKSLELNVPLSLTWSCYKNEDKACGVCDSCRLRLNGFKLAGVSDPIDYE
- a CDS encoding M48 family metallopeptidase codes for the protein MIQLTTSEISFKDLNIIHICKPSLKNSYISIREDLKVVLKTSKVSRSYIEKLLIEKEGWIRKQLFKREQNPPIQINLEDEVLLFGEVYSVDADESTELRNLLHRLRKPNQKNILRCYDDFYKIFGKSHLGSRLEYYSQIMDLNYKEMKLKKMRSRWGSCSSDRVITFNTQLIKLEKEQIDYVVVHELAHLVHMNHSKDFHNLVKNYFPDAMRVRKEIRSRQNFTF